A single window of Blochmannia endosymbiont of Camponotus nipponensis DNA harbors:
- the ribD gene encoding bifunctional diaminohydroxyphosphoribosylaminopyrimidine deaminase/5-amino-6-(5-phosphoribosylamino)uracil reductase RibD, producing the protein MANDILPYDKTFLTRALQLAWKGRFTTMPNPNVGCVIVRNNKIVGEGYHVRAGEAHAEIHALRVAGNLSRGATAYVTLEPCSHYGRTPPCTTALINAGIKRVVVAMLDPHFYARGRGLHLLKKAGIEVQHSLMLSEAESINRGFIKRVRTGLPWITLKLAASLDGRTAMSSGESKWITSTQARQDVQHFRAESDVILSTASTVLADDPKLNVRWTCFSDEMKRIYMNNQVRQPLRVIIDSTNRVLPTHRITRYKGKILLVRLKKDHRNWPPSVEQLLLSSINYHGHRRINLMELMQYLAYREINNIWVEAGATFSGILLDIGLVDELILYQAIKFLGSDARPLCLLPNIKCLNDIKSFKLLNIKNVGPDIRLTLIPQSI; encoded by the coding sequence ATGGCGAATGACATCCTACCGTATGATAAGACATTTTTAACACGGGCATTGCAATTAGCATGGAAAGGGCGCTTTACTACAATGCCTAATCCTAACGTAGGATGTGTCATTGTTCGTAATAATAAAATTGTAGGAGAAGGATATCACGTACGCGCTGGAGAAGCACATGCTGAAATACATGCTTTGCGTGTTGCTGGAAATTTATCACGAGGCGCCACTGCTTATGTTACTTTAGAACCATGTAGTCATTATGGACGCACTCCTCCTTGTACTACTGCATTAATTAATGCGGGCATTAAACGTGTTGTTGTAGCTATGCTGGATCCTCATTTTTATGCAAGAGGACGTGGTTTGCATTTGTTAAAAAAAGCAGGTATTGAAGTACAACATAGTTTGATGTTATCTGAAGCTGAATCGATAAATCGAGGGTTTATTAAACGTGTACGTACTGGACTGCCATGGATTACATTGAAATTAGCCGCATCTTTAGATGGTAGGACAGCTATGTCTTCTGGAGAAAGTAAATGGATTACATCTACTCAGGCGCGTCAAGATGTACAACATTTTCGAGCAGAAAGTGATGTTATTCTGTCTACTGCTAGTACTGTTTTAGCAGATGATCCAAAATTAAATGTACGTTGGACATGTTTTTCGGACGAAATGAAACGTATATACATGAATAATCAAGTCAGGCAACCATTGCGAGTTATTATTGACAGTACAAACAGAGTACTTCCAACACATCGTATTACACGATACAAGGGAAAAATTTTGCTCGTACGTTTGAAAAAAGATCACCGAAATTGGCCTCCATCAGTGGAACAATTATTATTATCTTCAATTAATTATCATGGTCATCGTCGAATAAATCTAATGGAATTAATGCAGTATCTTGCATATCGTGAAATTAATAATATTTGGGTAGAAGCAGGAGCTACATTTTCAGGGATATTGTTAGATATTGGATTAGTAGATGAACTTATTTTATACCAAGCTATAAAATTTTTAGGATCTGATGCGCGTCCGTTATGCTTGTTACCAAATATTAAGTGTCTTAATGATATTAAGTCTTTTAAGTTACTTAATATTAAAAATGTTGGGCCAGATATCCGTTTAACGTTAATTCCACAGAGCATATGA
- the secF gene encoding protein translocase subunit SecF produces the protein MVFIIKIYDFLSWKRVVFFLSIFLCFISCCAMITRGFNWGLDFTGGILVEIVLEENVDIINIQNILVQSGFNNPIVQGYGASQNVMIRLPLGSHDNKLNHNIMNDIICILRHGIVQNFFVKQVNWIGPSVGNQLINTGIIALLVALICILIYITFRFEWRLATGVVISLTHDMIVILGILSLFSVKIDATIVAALMSAIGYSINDKIVIFDRIRENFCRISVVKSIDVFNISLSQVFSRTIITSVTTIMVLLILLVFGGSMLHGFAITLLLGSVIGTVSSIYIASALALKLGTRRGHFIKINKIK, from the coding sequence GTGGTATTTATTATTAAAATTTATGATTTTCTTTCATGGAAGCGCGTAGTATTTTTTTTATCGATATTTTTATGTTTTATTTCATGTTGTGCTATGATAACGCGTGGTTTTAATTGGGGATTGGATTTTACCGGAGGTATTTTAGTTGAAATTGTTTTAGAAGAAAATGTTGATATTATTAATATTCAAAATATTTTAGTTCAATCGGGATTTAATAACCCCATAGTACAGGGTTATGGTGCCTCTCAAAATGTAATGATTCGATTACCGTTAGGTTCACATGACAACAAGCTTAATCATAATATTATGAATGATATTATATGTATTTTACGACACGGTATTGTCCAAAATTTTTTTGTTAAACAAGTAAATTGGATTGGACCGAGTGTGGGTAATCAATTAATAAATACAGGAATAATAGCGTTATTAGTCGCGTTAATATGTATTTTAATATATATAACGTTCCGTTTCGAATGGAGATTAGCCACTGGGGTAGTTATATCTTTAACTCATGATATGATAGTTATTTTAGGTATATTATCTTTGTTTTCTGTAAAAATAGATGCAACTATTGTTGCTGCTTTGATGTCAGCCATTGGTTACTCTATTAATGATAAAATAGTTATTTTTGATAGAATTAGAGAAAATTTCTGTCGTATATCCGTAGTAAAATCTATAGATGTATTTAATATATCACTGAGTCAAGTGTTCAGTAGAACCATAATCACTTCAGTTACAACTATTATGGTGTTACTGATATTACTAGTTTTCGGGGGAAGTATGTTACATGGATTTGCAATAACTTTATTGCTTGGCTCTGTTATTGGTACAGTATCTTCAATATATATAGCTTCGGCTTTAGCTTTGAAACTAGGTACCAGACGGGGTCATTTTATAAAGATAAATAAAATTAAATAA
- the secD gene encoding protein translocase subunit SecD: protein MLNNYPLWKYFAIILVFITSIIYMLPSLYGYKPTIYITQCTPEAMHQEIGDVLLYQVEKILANEKIINKCMSLQADKILIQFFCGQDQLQAYEKLSIIFSKKYQISLGTTPDVPHWLSVIKAKPIKLGLDLCGGIYFVIHVNTEIVLDKFQEKYIDTLKTILFEKNIPYLKIHKIKNHGIEINFQNDKYRNNAILLLSPIDHDLELQGIGIDTLHLFFSEIKKHAICEYAIHQNSAILRSRIHQLGIVEPLVQRHGTDRIIVELPGIQDIEKVKEILGTTANLEFRLVNAAISEFEINNNLIPEDSEIKLSKNGDLVPLYKRIVLSGDNIINSNVSVDEYNRPQVNVTLDRMGSIMMSNFTKDNIGKAIATLFVEYKDSGEKDVKGRTILIKEENIINIATIQSQLGNNFRIVGISNLNEARRLSLLLRMGTLVAPIHIEEERIVGPTLGKQNIVQGFTACALGILTSICFMVLWYRYFGLIASIALISNLILMISTMSVIPGVVLTMPSIAGIILTLSVAVDANVLINERIKEEIKQGKPVQYAIYTGYRKALTSILDANITTIITSIILYLIGTGPIRGFAITTIIGVGTSMFTSIVGTRAVVNLVYGKRHVNKISI from the coding sequence TTGTTAAATAATTATCCTTTATGGAAATATTTTGCAATTATATTAGTATTCATTACTAGTATAATTTATATGTTACCAAGTTTATATGGATATAAACCTACAATATATATTACTCAATGCACTCCAGAAGCGATGCATCAAGAAATTGGTGATGTTTTATTGTATCAAGTTGAAAAAATACTAGCTAATGAAAAAATAATTAACAAATGTATGTCATTACAAGCAGATAAAATTCTAATACAATTTTTTTGTGGACAGGATCAACTTCAGGCTTATGAAAAATTATCAATTATTTTTTCAAAAAAATATCAGATATCCCTTGGAACTACTCCGGATGTACCGCATTGGTTATCTGTAATAAAAGCTAAACCTATAAAATTAGGGTTAGATTTATGTGGTGGAATATATTTTGTAATACACGTAAACACGGAAATTGTATTAGATAAATTTCAAGAAAAATACATTGATACTTTAAAAACTATTTTGTTTGAAAAAAATATTCCTTATTTAAAAATACACAAAATTAAAAATCATGGCATTGAAATTAATTTCCAAAATGATAAGTATAGAAATAATGCGATTCTGTTGTTATCTCCAATAGATCATGATCTAGAATTGCAGGGAATAGGAATAGATACATTACATTTGTTTTTTTCTGAAATAAAAAAACACGCAATTTGTGAATATGCAATACATCAAAACTCTGCTATTTTACGTAGTCGTATACATCAGTTAGGTATTGTTGAACCATTAGTACAGCGTCATGGAACTGATCGTATTATTGTGGAATTACCTGGTATTCAAGATATTGAAAAAGTTAAAGAAATACTCGGTACAACTGCAAATCTAGAGTTTCGTTTGGTTAATGCAGCAATAAGTGAATTTGAAATAAATAATAACTTAATTCCAGAAGATTCCGAAATTAAATTAAGTAAAAATGGTGATCTAGTACCATTATATAAACGGATAGTTTTATCTGGAGATAATATTATTAATTCTAATGTTAGCGTAGACGAATATAATCGACCTCAAGTAAATGTTACGTTAGATAGAATGGGTAGCATCATGATGTCTAATTTTACTAAAGATAATATTGGAAAAGCAATAGCTACTTTATTCGTAGAATATAAAGATAGCGGAGAAAAAGATGTTAAAGGTCGTACTATTTTAATTAAAGAAGAAAATATTATTAATATTGCTACTATTCAATCTCAGTTAGGTAATAATTTTCGTATTGTTGGTATTAGCAATTTAAATGAAGCGCGACGTCTTTCATTGTTATTACGTATGGGAACTTTAGTAGCACCTATTCATATTGAAGAAGAACGGATTGTTGGTCCTACTCTGGGTAAACAAAATATTGTACAAGGATTTACTGCATGTGCTTTAGGGATATTGACTTCAATATGTTTTATGGTGTTATGGTATCGTTATTTTGGATTGATAGCTAGTATTGCTCTTATTTCCAATTTAATACTTATGATAAGTACAATGTCTGTTATTCCAGGAGTAGTGTTGACTATGCCAAGTATTGCGGGAATAATATTAACTTTATCTGTGGCTGTCGATGCAAACGTATTAATTAATGAAAGAATTAAAGAAGAGATAAAACAAGGTAAACCAGTGCAATATGCAATATATACAGGATATCGTAAAGCACTTACCAGTATTTTAGATGCAAATATTACAACTATTATTACTTCTATTATATTATACTTAATTGGTACAGGGCCAATTAGAGGTTTTGCTATTACTACTATTATTGGAGTGGGGACATCAATGTTTACATCTATTGTCGGCACTCGTGCTGTCGTTAATTTGGTTTATGGGAAAAGACATGTTAATAAGATATCCATTTAA
- the yajC gene encoding preprotein translocase subunit YajC: MNVLVNAAWASVNSNSQGNPYSLVIMLAVFAGIFYFMIFRPQQKRNKIHKELLNSISKGDEILTNGGLVGRVVKVTETGYIFIILNEKNNANGNEILVKRDCVTAILPKGTMKAL, translated from the coding sequence ATGAACGTGTTGGTTAATGCTGCTTGGGCAAGTGTTAATTCTAATTCGCAAGGCAATCCGTATTCTTTAGTAATTATGTTGGCGGTATTTGCTGGAATTTTTTATTTTATGATTTTTAGACCGCAACAAAAACGTAATAAAATTCATAAAGAATTATTAAACTCTATCTCCAAAGGAGATGAGATATTAACTAATGGAGGATTAGTTGGTCGTGTGGTTAAAGTCACAGAAACAGGGTATATCTTCATTATTCTTAATGAAAAAAACAATGCTAATGGTAACGAAATATTGGTAAAGCGTGATTGTGTTACTGCTATTTTACCTAAGGGTACTATGAAAGCATTATAA